A region from the Synergistaceae bacterium genome encodes:
- a CDS encoding permease — MKIIGSFFLFIQNQVLGMKWLNVLAGHFVGAVGLDTASKAGGSLQFFIFDGIKIFVLLSVLIFIISYIQSYFPPERTKRILGRFRGVRANTLAALLGTVTPFCSCSSIPLFIGFTSAGLPLGVTFSFLISSPLVDLGSLILLMSIFGAKIAVAYVIVGLMLAVAGGTMIEAMHLERYVEEYIKAIGSVDLESPDLTRRDRLIYAKDQVAFTVKKVAPYIFIGVGIGALIHNWIPQELVERVLGDKNPFSVLLATAIGIPMYADIFGTLPIAEALYAKGVGLGTIMSLMMAVTALSLPSVIMLRKAVKPPLLMFFVGIVSFGIITIGYTFNAFGRMFM, encoded by the coding sequence ATGAAAATAATAGGAAGCTTCTTCCTGTTTATTCAAAATCAGGTGCTGGGGATGAAATGGCTCAATGTTCTTGCAGGACATTTTGTCGGTGCAGTCGGCCTCGACACGGCGTCGAAGGCAGGCGGGTCGCTGCAGTTCTTTATCTTTGACGGGATAAAGATATTTGTTCTCCTTTCGGTACTGATTTTCATAATCTCGTATATACAGAGTTACTTTCCGCCGGAGCGCACAAAGAGGATACTGGGACGTTTTCGCGGGGTCAGGGCAAACACTCTTGCAGCGCTTCTGGGTACTGTGACGCCGTTCTGCTCATGCTCGTCCATACCGCTTTTTATCGGATTTACAAGCGCCGGGCTGCCTCTTGGCGTGACGTTTTCCTTCCTCATCTCTTCGCCGCTTGTTGATCTCGGATCGCTGATACTTCTTATGAGTATATTCGGTGCGAAGATAGCCGTGGCCTACGTTATAGTTGGTCTTATGCTCGCAGTTGCGGGAGGTACCATGATCGAGGCCATGCACCTTGAGCGTTATGTCGAGGAGTATATCAAGGCTATAGGCAGCGTTGACTTGGAGTCGCCCGACCTTACCCGCCGCGACAGGCTGATTTACGCGAAGGATCAGGTCGCGTTCACGGTCAAAAAAGTTGCGCCGTATATATTTATCGGAGTGGGCATTGGTGCGCTTATCCATAATTGGATACCTCAGGAGCTTGTAGAAAGGGTTCTCGGCGATAAAAATCCGTTCTCCGTTTTGCTCGCGACTGCGATAGGCATCCCGATGTACGCCGATATCTTCGGCACGCTGCCGATTGCGGAGGCCCTCTATGCTAAAGGAGTCGGACTTGGTACCATCATGTCGCTGATGATGGCGGTAACGGCACTTTCCCTGCCGTCGGTAATAATGCTGCGCAAGGCGGTCAAGCCTCCGCTTCTGATGTTTTTTGTCGGTATTGTGT
- a CDS encoding hemolysin III family protein codes for MKKIFREPASGFSHLIGALLSVVALAVLLYVAIRNQDVWEIVSFSVFGASMILLYTASAVYHLVNSSEKVIRILQKLDHSMIFVLIAGTYTPVCLTLLRGATGYTLLSVIWSCALVGIVMKMFFFNIPRWLYTGIYIIMGWIAVFAVVPLYRAAGSQAILWLLAGGILYTVGGIIYAIKRPNIVPDWLGFHEIFHIFVILGSVSHFVMILKFC; via the coding sequence ATGAAAAAAATATTCAGGGAGCCCGCCAGCGGCTTCAGCCATCTGATCGGAGCCCTTCTCTCCGTTGTTGCATTGGCTGTTCTTTTGTACGTCGCTATAAGAAATCAGGACGTATGGGAGATAGTATCATTTTCTGTATTCGGCGCCAGTATGATACTGCTTTACACGGCCAGCGCCGTGTATCATCTTGTAAACAGCTCCGAAAAAGTCATACGGATACTTCAGAAACTTGACCACAGCATGATTTTTGTGCTTATTGCGGGCACATATACACCTGTGTGCCTTACACTGCTCAGAGGAGCAACCGGCTACACCCTTCTGTCTGTGATATGGTCATGTGCTTTAGTCGGTATCGTGATGAAAATGTTCTTTTTCAATATACCAAGATGGCTTTACACCGGCATCTACATAATAATGGGCTGGATAGCGGTGTTTGCGGTAGTGCCATTGTACAGGGCGGCAGGATCGCAGGCTATTTTATGGCTGCTTGCGGGAGGGATATTATACACAGTCGGCGGCATAATATATGCCATAAAACGCCCCAATATAGTACCTGATTGGCTCGGTTTTCATGAGATATTCCACATATTTGTCATCCTGGGAAGTGTCAGCCATTTTGTGATGATATTGAAGTTCTGTTAA
- a CDS encoding PLP-dependent aminotransferase family protein, producing MLYNFLDIDKNSDVPLWRQLRESIARALSEGRIEVGSRLPSIRDLAGELGVSRSPVENAYVQMQIDGLIESRPKSGFFALSPPENTGDAVLLQRNEAPLRQARYDFRGGRVDAKTADIDIWRRHLRIALNKQDEIISNGDPQGEPELREALVGYCYTARGVSASADRIVIASGTQQLLAALCRILGRSGRAVMERPGFAQAEQIFLDFGWDVHFLDGDKDDRIAEELKDRAADLFADITSNRPQVPVSKLSRRRKQILEWAAQNGKYVLEDDYNGELRYVSRPVPSLQGLAPEHVIYIGSFSRLLLPSVRIAYMVLPKKLTEAAKDKSSLYDQTSSKIEQLALAEYIRERHLERHLRRSRKIYQMKSRALLSALSGEFGSDADCVLLETSLAVALSLHTDAGADELADASKRAGILIEPLHTAESGFPSVLLSFSGIPPEDIGPAVHELKAAWSDFI from the coding sequence ATGCTTTATAATTTTCTTGACATTGATAAAAATTCTGACGTCCCTTTATGGCGCCAGCTGCGTGAAAGCATAGCCAGAGCGCTGTCGGAAGGCAGGATAGAGGTGGGGAGCCGTCTGCCGTCGATCCGCGATCTTGCCGGGGAGCTTGGCGTTAGCAGGTCGCCGGTTGAGAATGCCTATGTGCAGATGCAGATAGACGGACTTATAGAGAGCAGGCCCAAGAGCGGGTTCTTCGCACTCTCTCCCCCTGAGAATACAGGCGATGCGGTTTTGCTGCAGCGCAACGAGGCTCCTCTACGGCAGGCGCGGTATGATTTCCGCGGCGGCCGCGTAGACGCGAAAACAGCTGATATCGATATATGGCGCAGACATCTCCGTATAGCGCTGAATAAGCAGGACGAGATCATTTCCAACGGAGATCCGCAGGGAGAACCGGAGCTGAGGGAAGCACTTGTCGGGTACTGTTATACGGCGCGCGGGGTCAGTGCCTCTGCCGACAGGATCGTGATAGCCTCGGGGACACAGCAGCTGCTGGCTGCTTTATGCAGGATACTTGGGCGCAGCGGGAGAGCTGTGATGGAGCGGCCCGGTTTTGCACAGGCAGAACAGATTTTTCTCGATTTCGGCTGGGATGTGCATTTCCTGGATGGAGACAAGGATGACAGGATAGCCGAAGAGCTGAAGGATCGCGCGGCAGATCTTTTTGCAGATATAACTTCCAACAGGCCGCAGGTCCCGGTGTCTAAACTTTCCCGCAGAAGAAAACAGATCCTTGAATGGGCGGCGCAAAACGGTAAATATGTTCTGGAGGACGACTATAATGGCGAGCTCCGCTATGTCTCGCGCCCCGTGCCGTCGCTTCAGGGACTTGCCCCCGAGCATGTCATATACATCGGCAGTTTTTCCAGGCTCCTGCTTCCTTCGGTTCGAATCGCATACATGGTGCTGCCGAAAAAACTCACAGAAGCGGCGAAGGATAAGAGCTCATTATATGACCAGACCTCGAGCAAAATAGAGCAGCTTGCCCTTGCCGAATACATAAGGGAAAGGCATCTGGAAAGGCACCTCAGAAGGAGCAGGAAAATCTACCAGATGAAGAGCCGCGCGCTTCTTTCTGCTTTGTCCGGAGAATTCGGCAGCGACGCAGATTGTGTCCTGCTTGAAACATCACTGGCCGTGGCGCTGTCACTGCATACGGATGCCGGCGCGGATGAGTTGGCTGATGCGTCGAAGAGAGCAGGCATACTTATAGAACCGTTACATACTGCCGAGAGCGGTTTCCCATCTGTGCTTCTATCTTTCTCCGGAATTCCGCCGGAGGACATAGGACCTGCCGTGCATGAGCTCAAAGCCGCATGGAGTGATTTTATATAG